A single genomic interval of Halobacillus halophilus DSM 2266 harbors:
- a CDS encoding phospholipase D family protein yields MLKPDKDRLNYSDLLTPPAGYEVVFAAGTTYSLDLEALIGVPVALSLSEEMDQTFQDDPIYMLEGLRQTADQLAIFCEAGQIKVPKEGNTLFALMEDSVFEVALENERSFHPKVWLIKYQDKDRNVLYRMLVLSRNLTFDRSWDMALALEGEKQPKPTTKNQPLIDFLKFLVSQTPHHEKQQHLRDMIRELPYIHFQSGDKHVPDFEFHPLGIEGYDGEDIGLFESYHHLIIISPFLSEAIISELHENALSQATQVLITRRSELPKLTNELINAFDVYVLKDTIVEGEGAFSEESDAVDLSQLQDIHAKFYARSKHNQQRIYMGSANSSTNAFQGNVEFLLSMQYKKYGFKLHHLLEELFGDKGADNPFEKIEHLPEELEKEEDHKDQLQKAIKTLCRTNSQAVVHKDNENYSIRLFFESLPEDVEFTIGPLLSKAVCEMKKETLIEQLSLLELGEFYKVKAETNGESIERIIKIPTQGIPAEREQAIYRKIIDNPVAFLQYVAFLLADDFLLAALEQMEKKSMTAVDWNSQTGNYPILYENMLKAAARSPEKLEDIHHIIEMIDHDDIIPEQFFRLYETFSHATKGVKK; encoded by the coding sequence ATGCTTAAGCCCGATAAGGATCGCCTCAATTATAGTGATCTATTAACGCCTCCGGCAGGATACGAAGTTGTATTTGCTGCAGGGACTACATATTCGTTAGATTTAGAAGCTTTAATTGGTGTTCCTGTGGCATTGAGCCTCTCAGAGGAGATGGACCAGACGTTTCAGGATGATCCTATTTATATGTTGGAGGGATTACGTCAGACGGCTGATCAGTTGGCCATTTTTTGTGAAGCCGGCCAAATAAAAGTTCCTAAAGAGGGAAACACCTTGTTTGCTCTGATGGAAGATAGTGTGTTTGAAGTAGCCTTAGAGAACGAGCGATCTTTCCATCCGAAAGTGTGGTTGATCAAATATCAGGATAAAGATCGTAACGTTTTATACCGTATGCTCGTTTTATCTAGAAACCTTACCTTCGATCGAAGCTGGGATATGGCGCTTGCACTGGAAGGGGAAAAACAGCCAAAGCCTACGACCAAGAATCAACCTTTGATCGATTTCTTGAAATTTCTTGTTTCTCAAACCCCACACCATGAAAAGCAGCAGCATTTAAGGGATATGATTAGGGAGCTGCCGTATATCCATTTTCAATCAGGTGATAAACATGTGCCCGACTTTGAGTTCCACCCTCTAGGTATAGAAGGATATGATGGGGAGGATATCGGGCTCTTTGAAAGCTATCATCATCTAATTATCATATCTCCGTTTCTCTCTGAAGCCATTATATCTGAATTACATGAGAATGCACTATCGCAGGCAACCCAAGTATTAATTACTAGAAGATCAGAATTACCTAAGCTCACAAACGAACTTATTAATGCCTTTGACGTTTACGTGTTAAAGGATACCATTGTGGAAGGAGAAGGAGCTTTCAGTGAAGAGAGTGATGCAGTGGATCTCTCGCAGCTTCAGGATATTCATGCCAAGTTCTATGCCAGGTCAAAGCATAATCAGCAGCGTATTTATATGGGATCTGCGAATAGTTCGACCAATGCCTTCCAAGGTAACGTTGAATTTTTGTTAAGCATGCAGTATAAGAAGTATGGTTTCAAGCTGCATCATTTGCTGGAAGAATTGTTTGGGGATAAAGGGGCAGACAATCCATTCGAAAAAATCGAACACCTTCCTGAGGAACTAGAGAAGGAGGAAGACCATAAGGATCAGCTGCAAAAGGCGATTAAGACACTCTGTCGAACAAATTCCCAAGCCGTTGTGCATAAAGACAATGAGAATTACTCCATCCGTCTCTTTTTTGAGTCCCTTCCAGAAGACGTGGAGTTTACTATTGGGCCGCTATTAAGTAAAGCGGTCTGCGAGATGAAAAAAGAAACGTTAATTGAACAGTTAAGTCTACTAGAGCTTGGTGAATTTTATAAAGTTAAGGCAGAAACCAATGGGGAGAGCATAGAACGAATAATAAAAATTCCTACCCAAGGGATACCGGCTGAACGTGAACAGGCTATATATCGTAAAATTATTGATAACCCTGTCGCCTTCTTACAGTATGTCGCCTTTTTATTAGCGGACGATTTCCTATTAGCTGCCTTAGAACAAATGGAAAAAAAGAGTATGACAGCGGTAGATTGGAATTCGCAAACGGGCAATTATCCAATATTATATGAAAATATGCTCAAGGCAGCCGCTCGATCACCCGAAAAGTTGGAGGATATCCATCACATTATTGAAATGATCGACCATGATGACATCATTCCAGAGCAGTTTTTCCGATTGTATGAGACATTCAGTCATGCAACAAAGGGGGTGAAGAAATGA
- a CDS encoding DUF6361 family protein: MTPLQIGWIDYSSEHRNKVMAVLDLLSDKGAVDELGTGMIRDGFGDIFFPGTSTIQTRAKYFFIVPYLMMKLEREKYSDHKKFLEELAEREINLIDTLVETNADGVIGARARKKLKRKPSSIYWNGLKTFEIFKHDHLSLENYAKAVVSLQKKQESAYSLGNEEGDAVDSEAAEYNSTFWQCLLPDSDWKDTLSMNLTSNEAIFLKEKIVKSQKSKDSLFSYLLQQNPEELHNINKFEEIGRLNLPSNIRADYTLAEQFSKFISGANIRYNVLLSNHENERAVQKWEEWKNSDFVKNEFAAFRYLDVLFRLKINNPLLRRFLEQWQRAVVSGDEQEIDELLVKREIELKSKDRAKLYNSKYYAYEEGTWLGAEKLQYRFPNSKILIEDIFSGMGDDYA, from the coding sequence GTGACCCCTCTACAAATTGGTTGGATTGATTATTCTAGCGAACATAGAAACAAAGTCATGGCGGTTCTAGATTTACTTTCAGATAAAGGTGCGGTAGATGAGTTGGGAACGGGAATGATTCGAGATGGTTTTGGAGATATTTTCTTTCCTGGCACATCCACCATCCAAACTCGAGCAAAATACTTTTTTATTGTTCCTTACCTCATGATGAAACTGGAAAGGGAGAAATACTCAGATCATAAGAAATTTCTCGAAGAACTTGCGGAAAGGGAAATCAACTTGATAGATACATTAGTTGAAACGAATGCTGATGGTGTGATTGGAGCTCGTGCTCGTAAAAAGCTAAAGCGTAAACCATCTAGTATTTACTGGAACGGCCTTAAAACCTTTGAAATATTCAAGCATGACCACCTATCTTTAGAAAACTATGCAAAGGCAGTCGTCTCTCTTCAGAAGAAACAGGAGTCTGCTTATTCACTAGGGAATGAAGAAGGAGATGCCGTGGATTCTGAAGCTGCCGAATACAACAGTACCTTTTGGCAGTGCCTGCTGCCTGATTCTGATTGGAAAGACACTCTTTCTATGAATCTTACTTCGAATGAAGCTATATTCCTAAAGGAGAAAATAGTGAAATCTCAAAAATCGAAAGATAGTCTCTTTTCCTATTTACTCCAACAAAATCCGGAGGAACTACATAATATAAATAAATTTGAGGAAATTGGGAGGCTCAATCTTCCTTCCAATATAAGAGCAGACTATACATTGGCTGAGCAATTCAGCAAATTTATTTCTGGTGCGAATATACGATACAACGTTCTTCTATCTAATCATGAAAATGAGCGAGCTGTCCAGAAATGGGAAGAGTGGAAGAATAGTGATTTTGTTAAAAATGAATTTGCGGCATTCCGTTACCTTGATGTTCTTTTTCGTTTAAAAATCAACAATCCTTTATTAAGAAGGTTTCTTGAACAATGGCAAAGAGCGGTGGTCTCGGGAGATGAGCAAGAGATTGATGAGCTTCTTGTAAAGCGTGAGATTGAATTGAAGTCAAAAGATCGTGCGAAGTTGTATAACTCTAAATATTACGCTTATGAAGAGGGGACTTGGCTTGGAGCGGAAAAACTTCAATATCGTTTTCCAAATTCAAAAATTTTAATCGAGGATATTTTTTCTGGAATGGGTGATGATTATGCTTAA
- a CDS encoding DUF5655 domain-containing protein: MGDIKLFSLHNDSVKELEGQAVAIEKSLQKILEKHLESFLGVRFLSSEYSTGRKHAGRIDTLGIDENHAPVIIEYKRSVNENVINQGLFYLDWLLDRKAEFELMVMKKFGAEASDNIDWSSPRLLCIAGGFTKYDEHAVQQINRNIELYQYKHYEDGYLLLDLVNATTTQPVQITGSSPSNSTKPNKYKTVSEFIEQASTELTDRFELIKAYMTALGDDVQVKTLKNYIAFKRIKNFACVEVHPGSGKILLYLKVNPEKVELEPGFSRDVKNIGHYGTGDLEIVITKDEDIEKAKHYIDWSYDNS, encoded by the coding sequence ATGGGCGATATAAAATTATTCTCATTACATAACGATAGTGTAAAAGAGTTAGAAGGACAGGCCGTAGCTATTGAAAAATCGTTACAAAAAATCCTGGAAAAGCATTTAGAAAGCTTCTTAGGGGTGCGTTTTCTATCTTCTGAATATAGTACAGGTAGAAAACATGCCGGGAGAATAGATACGTTAGGAATCGATGAAAACCATGCCCCCGTAATCATCGAATATAAACGTTCGGTTAATGAAAATGTGATCAACCAAGGCTTATTTTATTTAGACTGGCTACTCGACCGCAAAGCAGAATTTGAATTAATGGTCATGAAGAAATTTGGAGCAGAGGCCTCAGATAATATTGATTGGAGCAGTCCACGACTTCTCTGTATTGCCGGAGGATTCACGAAATACGATGAGCATGCCGTTCAACAGATTAATCGAAATATTGAACTCTACCAATACAAGCATTATGAAGATGGTTACTTACTTCTTGATTTAGTCAATGCTACCACCACGCAACCCGTACAGATCACAGGCTCCTCACCTTCAAATAGCACAAAACCTAACAAGTATAAAACAGTTAGTGAGTTTATTGAACAAGCTAGTACCGAACTGACCGATCGCTTTGAATTAATCAAAGCTTATATGACAGCGCTTGGCGATGACGTACAAGTCAAAACATTAAAGAACTATATCGCCTTTAAACGTATTAAAAACTTCGCCTGCGTAGAGGTTCATCCTGGTTCAGGAAAGATTCTATTATATCTAAAAGTGAACCCTGAAAAAGTTGAATTAGAACCTGGCTTCAGCCGTGATGTGAAAAATATTGGTCACTATGGGACAGGCGATTTAGAAATTGTCATAACGAAAGACGAGGATATTGAGAAAGCAAAGCATTACATTGATTGGAGTTATGATAATAGTTAA
- a CDS encoding restriction endonuclease-like protein, with protein MDLLPSGAADERELIEIETDSFSLYIKGKPYHSRYESLKQYKAIQPYESMYFSVNGEAIESVRVFDVREEKLTEHINVPPLFFENGVYQLVVTPKSHDSLEFEHEHPTLRKAVSKVGKHPHQLLMGNLSFTNEVGYTTFSILSEGKKQLDVTLEVFPSKLSYKEDYQQLLEEVNEEVYNLAYHFVKKTYLGATTTQTAEPSWAEFYRLVMKYFQQFTMAVTQVEKQPHHQLKKEHRLVRGDQLKRQDTVGLKYLRKRPGLFVESPNGIPIHEKKMMPTKGINVQKEPTYDTLENRFVKWMMVRLSHKLNSLKRKLEERKPFDQQNPNQDKMKVVQNMESSIQRKLASPFWRTIGKLDRSVMSLVLQMAPGYREAYQAYLTLSRGLVLHGELARISVKDVATLYEYWTFLKLGQILASKYKMISQDIIKVNREGLFVTLNQSKSAKRVFRHPHTNEKITLHFQKHSGRLPTVKQKPDSMLSIEKVGKDHTYEYVFDAKYRVDFAAEGSYYGRTYHSPGPLEEDINTMHRYRDAIVENNASAYERNTFGAYVLFPWGEEHEYEKHAFYQSIQKVNIGGFPFLPQSTALVERFLDRLIECSPKQLQEEGILPKGTLEEWNSRVQEKVLIAKVNGEQQLRNINQSGYMFIRDSYLCKGWKEARYIALYKPKAIFAENGGIYQYARLRDLKVDYQRGGIRLYMDTWKRLKLSIKPVGYGISTSTLTTLPDLKAAKELPQLYMKSAMERQLWEVLRRFSGEVRMDLDHKELEKAGKVTSFRTLINGLTVEVVESVIKVRSDKGSLAFTYEDVVHNVNKVFREIVNLQSRG; from the coding sequence ATGGATTTACTTCCTTCTGGAGCAGCTGATGAAAGAGAACTGATTGAAATAGAGACGGACTCGTTTTCCCTCTACATTAAGGGAAAACCGTACCATAGTCGTTATGAGAGTTTGAAGCAATACAAGGCTATACAGCCCTATGAATCCATGTACTTTTCAGTAAATGGAGAAGCTATTGAATCCGTTAGAGTATTTGATGTGCGTGAAGAGAAACTCACGGAACATATTAATGTGCCACCTTTATTTTTTGAAAATGGAGTTTATCAACTCGTGGTAACGCCTAAAAGTCACGATTCATTAGAGTTTGAGCATGAACATCCTACCTTAAGGAAAGCAGTCAGTAAGGTAGGTAAGCACCCTCATCAACTATTAATGGGGAATTTATCCTTTACGAATGAAGTAGGGTACACCACTTTCTCTATCCTGAGTGAAGGGAAAAAGCAGTTGGATGTAACTTTGGAAGTCTTTCCTTCTAAACTGTCGTATAAGGAAGATTACCAACAGCTCTTAGAGGAAGTGAATGAGGAAGTTTATAACTTAGCCTATCATTTCGTTAAGAAAACCTATTTAGGAGCTACCACAACGCAAACGGCCGAACCCTCTTGGGCAGAATTTTATCGTTTAGTAATGAAATACTTCCAACAGTTTACAATGGCCGTTACACAAGTCGAAAAACAACCTCACCACCAATTGAAGAAAGAACATCGCTTAGTGAGGGGTGACCAGCTTAAAAGGCAGGACACGGTCGGTTTGAAATATCTGCGAAAACGTCCTGGTCTATTTGTGGAATCTCCTAATGGCATTCCCATTCATGAAAAGAAAATGATGCCGACAAAAGGGATAAACGTTCAAAAAGAACCAACCTACGACACATTAGAAAACCGCTTCGTCAAATGGATGATGGTGAGGCTTTCGCATAAATTGAATTCATTAAAACGAAAGCTGGAAGAGAGAAAACCCTTTGATCAACAAAATCCCAACCAAGATAAAATGAAAGTAGTCCAAAACATGGAATCGTCTATCCAAAGAAAGCTTGCCTCTCCCTTTTGGAGAACCATAGGTAAGCTTGATCGCTCTGTAATGTCCCTCGTGCTACAAATGGCCCCTGGATACAGAGAAGCTTATCAAGCCTATCTGACGCTATCTCGTGGTTTAGTTTTGCATGGAGAATTAGCGAGAATCTCTGTCAAAGATGTGGCAACCCTTTATGAATATTGGACGTTCTTAAAGTTAGGACAGATTTTAGCTTCAAAGTATAAGATGATCAGTCAAGATATTATTAAGGTCAATCGTGAGGGGCTTTTTGTAACGTTAAATCAGTCGAAGTCGGCGAAAAGAGTCTTTCGTCATCCTCATACGAATGAAAAGATCACCTTACATTTCCAAAAGCATTCAGGAAGATTGCCAACGGTAAAGCAAAAACCAGATTCTATGTTAAGCATAGAAAAAGTGGGGAAAGACCATACCTACGAATATGTCTTTGATGCTAAGTATCGCGTCGATTTTGCTGCAGAAGGAAGTTATTATGGACGGACTTATCATAGTCCCGGTCCTTTGGAAGAAGATATCAACACGATGCACCGCTATAGAGATGCGATAGTAGAAAATAATGCTAGCGCCTATGAACGTAATACGTTTGGTGCCTACGTATTATTTCCTTGGGGCGAAGAACATGAATACGAAAAACACGCGTTTTACCAAAGCATTCAAAAAGTAAATATAGGTGGCTTTCCTTTTCTGCCTCAATCTACTGCATTAGTGGAACGTTTCTTAGACCGATTAATAGAGTGCTCACCTAAACAATTACAGGAAGAGGGGATTTTGCCTAAAGGGACGCTTGAAGAGTGGAACTCTAGAGTGCAAGAGAAAGTATTAATCGCAAAGGTTAACGGTGAACAACAGTTACGGAACATCAACCAGTCAGGCTACATGTTTATTAGGGATTCGTATTTATGTAAAGGCTGGAAGGAAGCACGCTACATAGCTTTATATAAACCGAAAGCTATCTTTGCAGAGAATGGTGGGATCTACCAATACGCTAGACTACGTGATTTAAAAGTAGATTATCAACGTGGTGGAATCCGTCTATACATGGATACGTGGAAAAGACTCAAGCTTTCTATCAAGCCAGTAGGCTATGGAATTAGTACTTCCACTTTAACTACTTTACCGGATTTGAAAGCAGCTAAAGAACTACCTCAACTCTATATGAAGAGTGCTATGGAAAGACAACTGTGGGAAGTGTTAAGAAGGTTTTCTGGAGAGGTTCGTATGGATCTCGATCATAAGGAGCTTGAAAAGGCTGGCAAAGTTACCTCTTTCAGGACACTCATTAATGGATTAACGGTTGAAGTGGTTGAATCGGTTATTAAAGTGCGATCCGATAAGGGGAGTTTGGCTTTTACTTATGAGGATGTGGTGCACAACGTGAATAAGGTGTTCAGGGAAATAGTGAACCTTCAGTCTAGAGGGTAA
- a CDS encoding MrcB family domain-containing protein gives MNDQANLESKDKIHSILTKITNEYLTEKNKQFKSNSLGQFVRTDVPEMINSLDFIDQDRFIVKGSVGQGNWAQVPWITILDKHVTTSTQQGYYLGYLFSEDMERVYLSFAQGITKASKEQLKHIREDIRSTIQTDRYLTSSPIHKDDAINIGSSSKGKSYEESTALYIEYDPKSLPPEADLQQDLSSMIDIYDDYVRLKSERVEENDTDHKIEWSDEKIIEHIHSYIRNQGFYYELEDVKNLFLSLRTKPFVILSGISGTGKTKIIELFSESLGATEENKQFTLIPVRPDWSDGSDLLGYTDIRGTFQEGPLTSVIKEARLHKEHPYFVVLDEMNLARVEYYFSDFLSVMESRKWVDGEVQTLPIMSENQAWERLTIPPNLYIIGTVNMDETTHPFSKKVLDRANTIEWNDVHLDILFFLEEEGQQEQVNLPNQRIQSEYLRLKDAYSSSNKETVEHVTKELVQINEILKPIQAHVGYRVRDEVCFYTIYSRYLMTEDQALDFQFYQKILPRLTASHGQAFQVLMNLFTYFTNHTYEEGLSSDQIEDILSQARFPRSGRKVYEMIRRGDLDGFTSFWSS, from the coding sequence GTGAATGATCAAGCAAATTTAGAAAGTAAAGACAAGATTCACTCGATATTAACCAAGATTACAAATGAATATTTAACAGAAAAAAACAAGCAATTTAAATCCAATTCATTAGGTCAATTTGTTCGAACCGATGTTCCAGAAATGATCAACTCGCTGGATTTTATTGATCAAGACCGATTTATAGTGAAAGGTTCAGTGGGACAAGGAAATTGGGCCCAAGTTCCTTGGATTACTATCTTAGATAAGCATGTAACAACAAGTACGCAACAAGGCTACTATTTAGGGTATTTGTTTAGTGAAGATATGGAGAGGGTCTATCTTTCATTCGCTCAAGGAATTACAAAAGCTTCGAAAGAACAGCTCAAGCACATCCGAGAAGATATTAGAAGTACGATTCAGACAGATCGTTATCTTACTTCATCACCTATACACAAAGATGACGCGATTAACATCGGAAGCAGCTCCAAGGGAAAGAGCTATGAAGAGTCTACGGCACTGTATATTGAATACGACCCGAAATCCCTCCCTCCAGAAGCTGACCTACAACAAGACTTATCATCTATGATTGATATCTATGATGACTACGTCCGCTTAAAAAGTGAACGTGTAGAGGAAAATGATACAGATCACAAGATAGAGTGGTCAGATGAAAAAATCATTGAACATATACACTCTTACATACGGAATCAAGGTTTTTACTATGAATTAGAGGATGTGAAAAATTTGTTTCTCTCGCTCAGAACAAAGCCTTTTGTGATTTTATCTGGTATTTCTGGAACAGGGAAAACGAAGATCATAGAGTTGTTTTCCGAAAGTTTAGGAGCAACAGAGGAAAACAAGCAATTTACTTTAATTCCAGTAAGACCCGACTGGAGCGACGGCTCTGACCTTCTAGGCTACACGGATATTAGAGGAACATTTCAGGAGGGACCGTTAACCTCTGTGATTAAGGAAGCAAGGCTACATAAAGAGCACCCTTACTTCGTGGTGCTAGATGAAATGAACTTGGCACGTGTGGAGTATTATTTTAGTGATTTTCTAAGTGTGATGGAAAGTAGAAAATGGGTGGATGGAGAAGTTCAAACCCTCCCGATTATGAGTGAAAACCAAGCGTGGGAGCGGCTAACGATCCCCCCCAATTTATATATTATTGGGACAGTGAATATGGATGAAACCACTCATCCATTTAGTAAAAAGGTATTAGATCGTGCGAATACCATTGAATGGAATGACGTTCATTTGGATATCTTGTTTTTTCTTGAAGAGGAGGGACAACAGGAACAAGTAAACCTTCCGAATCAACGAATACAATCAGAATACCTTCGTTTGAAAGATGCCTATTCATCATCAAATAAAGAAACGGTGGAACATGTAACGAAAGAGTTAGTTCAGATTAACGAGATTCTTAAACCCATTCAGGCACATGTGGGTTATCGCGTCCGTGATGAGGTTTGTTTCTATACAATTTATAGTCGCTATTTAATGACTGAGGACCAAGCGTTAGACTTTCAGTTTTACCAAAAGATTCTTCCGCGACTCACAGCTAGTCATGGACAAGCTTTTCAGGTGTTAATGAACTTATTTACTTACTTTACAAACCATACTTATGAAGAAGGTTTATCATCAGATCAGATCGAGGACATACTGAGCCAGGCACGTTTTCCGAGAAGTGGTCGAAAGGTTTATGAGATGATCCGGCGAGGTGATTTAGATGGATTTACTTCCTTCTGGAGCAGCTGA
- a CDS encoding AAA domain-containing protein yields the protein MKLDNDLVLINGTDKTDQVSFCNFNNGNWHIRFKRSNKVYKYNENKVVWYRDPKRLETASKIVYKNNQPINGINDILVFETHVRLIFNSGFKKTYSRESLTIDEDSLSNQNAIICFDYLKKLSQQIDSEEEQGRKLLSKQYDSLTTVSSQSVLSAYLERKPLKSEEKKENVIFPFGFNVSQKSATIKAMNEQLSIIEGPPGTGKTQTILNIIANAIMNDKTVAVVSNNNSATSNVYEKLQKYGIDFLAAYLGKRENKKKFFSEQSGAYPSMDHWVLEDTQVQFIRRKLEESEQELNQMLEYKNKKASLKQSLSSIKTEYKYFKDYISKTELELLQIKSYYKLSSDRVLQLLIDYERSIQSGKITWGQKLFYLMRYGIYNFELYKYSSEKFISNLQRLYYELKIKELETEINRLGKKLKNYDFEAVMNQYSEDSMKLLKGKLAAIYGKKKKRILFDEKALWNNFGEFSKEYPIILSTTHSLRKNAPQNYLFDFVLVDEASQVDLVTGALALSSAKKAVVVGDMKQLPNVITFEIKKITTRIFEEFNVDEGYHYAKHSLLSSVGAVFKDAPRTLLKEHYRCHPKIIGFCNQKFYDNELVVLTEAEEETQPLVIYKTAKGNHARDKINERQIDVILKEVIPQQKIELSSTGIISPYRLQADTIKHTYGDSELEVNTVHKFQGREKETIILTTVSNKVKANDFVDDAKLINVAVSRAEEKLIVVVADGGERWHRTNIGDLIRYIRYNNFQVIESKIHSVFDLLYSSYSDKLLNIMKKSKKVSKYTSENLMNVVIEEVLSDEKFISLDFVLHQPLRMLIQDSEGLTESERKYAMNPLTHTDFVIFNKMDKMPLLVVEVDGHAFHSENPVQLKRDEMKDQILQKYGIPIIRMKTTGSEEKEKLHNKLLEILR from the coding sequence GTGAAATTAGACAATGACCTGGTCCTTATAAACGGAACAGACAAAACAGATCAAGTTTCATTTTGTAATTTTAATAATGGCAATTGGCATATTAGGTTTAAGAGGTCCAATAAGGTCTACAAATATAATGAAAATAAAGTAGTTTGGTATCGTGATCCAAAAAGGTTGGAAACAGCTTCTAAAATAGTATATAAAAATAATCAACCTATAAATGGAATTAATGATATTTTGGTTTTCGAAACGCATGTAAGATTAATTTTTAATAGTGGTTTCAAAAAAACTTATTCCCGAGAATCATTGACAATAGATGAGGATAGCTTATCAAATCAAAACGCCATTATTTGTTTTGATTACTTAAAAAAACTATCTCAACAGATAGATTCTGAAGAAGAGCAAGGTCGGAAATTATTAAGTAAACAGTATGATAGTTTAACGACTGTCAGTTCCCAAAGTGTTTTATCTGCTTATTTAGAAAGAAAACCATTAAAAAGTGAAGAGAAAAAAGAAAATGTTATTTTCCCTTTTGGATTTAATGTTAGCCAGAAGTCAGCTACTATAAAAGCGATGAACGAACAGCTTAGTATCATTGAAGGCCCCCCGGGTACAGGAAAAACGCAAACGATTCTTAATATTATTGCCAACGCTATTATGAATGATAAAACGGTTGCGGTTGTTTCGAATAATAATTCTGCTACATCCAATGTATATGAGAAATTGCAAAAGTATGGAATTGATTTTTTGGCTGCTTATTTAGGGAAAAGAGAAAATAAGAAAAAATTTTTCTCTGAGCAAAGTGGGGCTTATCCTAGCATGGATCATTGGGTGCTAGAGGATACTCAAGTCCAATTCATCAGAAGAAAACTAGAGGAATCCGAGCAAGAACTGAACCAAATGCTAGAGTATAAAAACAAGAAAGCTTCTTTGAAGCAATCATTATCTTCAATCAAAACAGAGTATAAATATTTTAAAGACTATATTTCAAAAACAGAACTAGAACTTTTACAAATAAAATCCTATTACAAATTAAGTTCGGATAGAGTACTGCAATTATTAATTGATTACGAGCGATCAATACAGAGTGGTAAAATTACATGGGGGCAAAAGTTATTTTACCTAATGAGGTACGGTATCTATAACTTTGAGCTATATAAATACTCCTCAGAGAAATTTATTTCTAACTTACAAAGGCTCTATTACGAATTAAAGATAAAAGAGTTGGAAACCGAAATAAATAGATTAGGTAAGAAGCTGAAGAATTATGATTTTGAAGCTGTCATGAATCAGTATAGTGAAGACTCTATGAAGTTGCTCAAAGGAAAGTTAGCAGCCATTTATGGAAAGAAAAAGAAAAGGATTTTATTCGATGAGAAGGCTTTGTGGAATAATTTTGGTGAATTTTCTAAGGAGTATCCTATCATTTTAAGTACCACTCATTCCCTGAGAAAAAATGCACCTCAAAACTATCTATTTGATTTTGTACTTGTCGACGAAGCTTCGCAAGTGGATTTAGTAACTGGTGCACTAGCTTTATCTTCCGCAAAGAAAGCGGTAGTCGTAGGAGATATGAAGCAGCTTCCCAATGTCATTACTTTCGAAATTAAGAAAATAACGACAAGAATATTTGAGGAATTTAATGTTGATGAAGGATACCATTACGCAAAGCACAGTTTATTATCATCGGTAGGGGCTGTATTTAAAGATGCTCCAAGAACGCTACTAAAAGAGCATTATCGATGCCATCCAAAAATAATTGGTTTTTGTAATCAAAAATTCTATGACAATGAGTTAGTAGTGTTGACAGAAGCAGAAGAAGAAACTCAACCTTTAGTGATATATAAAACGGCGAAAGGTAACCATGCCAGGGATAAAATTAACGAAAGGCAAATAGATGTAATTTTAAAAGAAGTAATACCACAACAAAAGATAGAATTGAGTTCTACTGGGATAATTTCACCATACAGATTACAAGCGGATACAATCAAACATACATATGGAGACTCTGAATTGGAAGTAAATACTGTCCATAAATTTCAGGGAAGAGAAAAAGAAACAATCATTCTGACTACAGTTTCTAATAAAGTCAAAGCAAATGACTTCGTAGATGACGCTAAACTGATAAACGTAGCTGTATCACGTGCAGAGGAAAAGCTAATTGTCGTAGTAGCCGATGGGGGCGAACGTTGGCACCGAACGAATATAGGAGATTTAATTAGATATATTAGATATAACAATTTTCAAGTTATAGAAAGCAAAATTCATTCCGTTTTTGATCTTCTCTATAGTAGCTACTCAGACAAATTATTAAATATAATGAAAAAAAGTAAAAAAGTTTCTAAATACACTTCAGAAAATTTAATGAATGTAGTAATCGAGGAAGTGTTAAGTGATGAAAAATTCATTAGCTTGGATTTCGTACTCCATCAACCACTTCGAATGTTAATCCAGGACTCTGAAGGACTTACAGAATCAGAACGAAAATATGCTATGAATCCATTAACTCACACAGACTTTGTTATATTTAACAAAATGGATAAAATGCCCCTACTAGTGGTAGAAGTGGACGGCCATGCATTCCATTCCGAGAACCCTGTGCAGCTTAAAAGAGATGAAATGAAAGACCAAATTTTGCAAAAGTATGGAATTCCAATAATTAGAATGAAAACGACTGGTAGTGAAGAAAAAGAAAAATTACATAATAAACTTTTGGAGATTTTAAGGTAA